The stretch of DNA GCTACGAATCTTAAAATAATACGGTATACTACTGATAAATGTTTAAAAAATATTCAGGAAAGTTATACTGTTTTTCCCCACCAGTTATGCTGGCTACACTGATATTGGAGCTTAGTTTAGCGCTATATACGGTTTGGCGATATAAGTTAACGACGATCAGTCGGCTCGTTGTATGTATTCTTATTTCACTTGCCATTTTTCAAGGTGCAGAATATATGCTTTGCGGTGGTCTTGGCTTAACGGGAGTTGAGTGGGCTCGTTTAGGCTACATGGCGATTACACTCCTCCCGCCACTTGGTCTTCATCTATGTATTGTACTTGCTAAGAAGAAGGCAGCCTTATTAGTTGCAGCGGCGTACGTAACAGCGGCTGCATTCATATACTATTTTGTATTCGTCACTCATTCGATGGCAGGTCAAGTATGCCGAGCTAACTATGCTGTGTTTGATCTTCATGAAACAGCTTCCTGGGTATACGGACTATACTACTATGGCTGGTTGCTTGTCAGTGCCGCACTTGCATATGGCTGGTCTGATGGACATGCACATAAAAAAGAGCTTCGGGCCTTAGTTCTAGGCTACGCTGTCTTTATTATACCGACAACATTTTTTAATATTATCGATCCAACAACCATCGGCGGTATCCCATCGATTATGTGTGGCTTTGCTGTGCTATTGGCTATTATATTGGTTGCACGCATACTTCCGCTTACGACACCAAGACGACCTGGCTCAAATGGGCAATCATCCGTGGTATAATGCAAGGAAAGTGAGGAATATACTTATGAAAGTACAGATTGAAATAGATACAAGAACATTTGTTCGTTTTTGGCTAGTTGTTATTGGTTTTGCGCTTGCACTATTGGCAATATATAGTGCGTTATCTGCACTCATTATTATCGGAGCAGCTTTTTTTCTAGCGATGGCACTTAACGGGCCAGTTAGCCGTGTTGCGCGGATTTTGCCTGGCAGGAGTCGAGTTGGCGCAACGGCCATTGCCTACATTATCGTTGTTCTTTTAATTGGTGTGTTTGTTTTCCTCGTTGTACCACCTATCGTCGAACAGACAGCAAAATTCATCGAGACAGTCCCTGGTCTTGTTAATGACGCGACTTCTAAATGGCAAGGTTTGAGTCACTTTATAGCTGACCACAATCTTCAGCCTCAGCTTGACGGCGCATTAAATAGTCTTAAGAATAATGCCTCCGGTTGGGCTGCAAACGCAGGCTCAACACTTATCAATGGGCTTGGCTCAGTGCTATCCGTTATCGCAGCAACATTCTTGACACTCGTCTTGTCATTTTTGATGCTCATCGAGGGCCCGGTTTGGCTGAAACGCATCTGGGGTGTATATACTGATCAAGATCGCATGGAAGCACACCGTTCTCTTGCAAAGCGTATGTACAACGTTGTAACCGGTTACGTTACTGGTCAACTGACTGTCTCGGGTATCGATGCAACACTCGCAGGAATCGTAGTGTTTATTCTTTCACTTGTTTTCCACCTTCCGCTTAACTTAGCACTTCCGTCTGCTGCTATAGCCTTTGTATTATCACTGATTCCAATGTTTGGTGCCACAATTGGTGGTATTATCATTAGCCTATTATTGCTGTTCAACAATGTCACGGCAGGTATCATATTTGCTGTATACTTTATTATTTATCAACAGATTGAGAATAACTTCATATCACCTGTTATTCAATCGAAGCGAGTGGAGCTCTCAGCATTAGCGGTCCTAGTTGCGATAACGATCGGACTATACGTTTTTGGTATCGCTGGTGGTCTTATCTCAATTCCAATTGCCGGATGCATCAAAGTTCTCGTTGAAGATTACTTAGAGCGTGCAAAACACAAACGTAAAAAAAGTGAGAGACCGTTAGAAAAACTTGTGAAAAAATTACAAGGAAAAGATAAAGAGACTATTGTTCAAGAAGAAATTTAAAGATATTCCCAGATTGGGCCATGAGAGGTATCGCGGATAGCGATACCTCTTTTTGCAAGTTCGTCCCTAATACGATCAGACTCTTGCCAGTTTTTTGTATCTCTAGCCCGCTGTCTCTCTAAGATAAGTTGCTTCTGGGTATCTGTAATGTCAGGTGTTGTTGCAATTAATTGTAGGCCAAGAACAAGATCAATAGTTTCAAGTAGTTGCACGAGAGGCTGTCTATGAATATCGGAAATATTTGCTGATGTTAGTCTTGTAAATGCTTCGTCAATGATACGAAGTCCTTCCGGAGTATCTAAGTCTCGTGATAGAGCCTCTATGATAGCCTGTGGTGTTGCGTATAGTGAGACCGCATTGTCATCGGATCTCTTATCCCCATCATCGCGTAGTGTATCATGCGTCTGGTGACGGAGTGCACTGACTGTACGCCAGTTTTTTAATCGATTTGCTGCTGCTTCAACATTATCAAAACTAAAGTTAGTTTGATGACGATAATGTGATTGGAGCACAAGAAGACGGAAAGCGAGTGGATCAATACCTTTTGCAGTTAAATCAGCCAAGGTGTAAAAATTATTAAGACTTTTGCTCATCTTTTTTCCGTCGACAAGTACATGCTCGTTATGAACAAACATACTCGCATATATTGAATTATTTTTCCCTGCAGTACTCTGAGCAATCTCATTTTCATGGTGAGGGAATGCAAGATCTATACCGCCTGTATGAATATCAAATGGTTGCCCAAGGCCTTGAAGACTCATAACTGAGCATTCAATGTGCCAGCCAGGTCGTCCAGCGAGATCATGTCCATTTAATTCAAACGCCCAACTTGGCTCTCCGGGCTTCTTCGTTTTCCAAAGTGCAAAATCATGTACTGAATCTTTATCATATTCATCATTTTGAATACGCTCATTTGAGGTATTAGACTCAGTAAGGTGTACTAACTGACCATAAGTTTTGCCAGATTTTTTGTATGCTTCTATAGAAAAATAAACACCATCGTCAGCGATATATGCAAAACCTAATTCTAGTAGTTCTGTAATAAGCAGCTTCATACCATCGATCGTTGCAACATCAGTCGCTTTTATAAATGTTAGAGCGTTAGTATCACTACCTGTTAATACCATATCTTGTAAAAATGTATCACCGTAGTGAGTTGTTAGTTTCTTTAATGCATCCATAGGTTCAAGATCTGGATATGTCTTTGCGCTTCTACTGATCGTCTTATCATCAACATCAGTGAAATTCATGACGTGCTTAACATTATATCCGTTTGCTGCAACAACACGACGGAGAGTATCGGCAGCAATAAATGCGCTGAGATTACCGATATGGACGTGATCATAAACAGTCGGACCACAGCTATATATGGTAACAAGCTCGGCGTTGATTGGAGCAAACGGCTCTAGCGTTTTAGTAAGCGTATTATGGAGTTGTAGTGTCATAGTCGCGAAGCGCCTTATCGGTTGCTGTTACTAATTCAGATATGATTGTATCGTAGTCTTCGTACGCGCGAAAGCCACTTGCATACTTGTGTCCACCACCGCCAAAGAAACCTGCGACCTGCTCTGCAATTGGAATATTTGCACGTAACTTGCCGGTGACTTTACCATCAGGATAAGTTTTGATAGCGACACCTATTTCAACACCTTCTACTAGGCGCATTTCATCAAGCACAAGAACACTGGGATTATATTGATCACTATATTTTTGAATGTCTTCCCATGGTATATGTACAACAGCAAGTTTTCCGTTTAATAGGTATTCAATGCGACTAATTAATTCACCTTTGTAGGATAGAATCTCAGCTGATTTTTTCATAAACTCACGACGCCTACCCTCAATGGTAGAGCTTGAAGCGCCAAGTGCAGTTAATTTACCAGCCACTGCATATGTTTCAGGAGATACATTTTGCGTCGTGAGACCAAGACTGTCTGACAACATTGCAATGAGCATGTTTTCAGCTGCCTGTTGGTTAATTGTCCAGCCAGATTCGGTGGCAAGTCCATAAAGCATTTGTCCTGTCGCAACAGCATCACTCGCAAGCATTGTATGATCGAAACTCAATGTCGATTTAGTTGTGTGATGGTCTATTACAAGAACAGGATGTGATTCGAGGTAGCTACGGACTCCTGGAGCTTCTAGTACTTTAGTAATGAGTACGTCAGCACTCGTATCGACGATAATTGCTATATCGGCATTTGTATCGAAATCACCGACTACTCTATCCCAGCCATTAATGTAGTGAAGATATTTAGGAATCTCAACAGGACAGTATAAGATTATATCTTTTCCGAGATCACCAAGTATTTCTTCGAGTGCGAGACTACTCCCAAGGCTGTCGCCATCAGGATTTTCTGCCTGGATAACAATAATTTTTTTTGCAGTATCTATAAGAGTTTTGGCTTCAGTAAACATTCCTTTTAGTATAACGTACTCCTAGAATATTGACAAATACCATATAAAAGTGTTAAAGTATGTTTAATCTGTCATCATACCGATGACAGTGTTTCATTCGTTAGAGCTGTTATAGTCCGCGAATGATGATTACAGACAGGAGAAAAACATGCCATCCCAGCAGTCGATTTTCGAACAAATGAGAGAGGAAGCTGAAGCGGCTATCTACATGACCGATGAGTCTCGTCAATTGCTACTCAAATGCATTGACGACGGACATCTGGCCATCAAGAAAGCAGTGAGTGACAGGGATTTTCGTACGAAAATTCCGTTCGACGTTGCGCTTGTTACCAATGCTGCCATGCAAGTTGCACGTGCACTCGATGTCGTTGCGGAAACGCGGCGAAGTGCAACTATCGCTGGTCAGGCATGGGTCGAGGCGTATGTAGAGCGTCATCAAACCAGCTGATACCTCCTTTAGCGCTGCGGCGCCTAAGGGCTGCGATTCGGGAAGTACATCTCCTGTCTCGCAGACCAAGTGCTTGAATAAAGTTCAAACATTTAGTCTGCGAATAAATATACTTATCTTGGAGCTATAATGCTCGACGGCCTTCAAGTGCATGACTCAATGTAATCTGGTCAGCGTATTCTAGGTCAACTCCGACTGGTATGCCACGCGCGAGACGCGTCATCTTAACGGTAATATCATTATCTTTGATGTAGCGCTGCAGGAAAAGTGCCGTTGATTCGCCTTCAACGCTAGCATTCGTTGCAATGATAATCTCTTCAACGTTATCATCAACAAGCCGCTTTAGCAGTTCGGGTATATGTAATTTTTCAGGCCCTACACCGTCTATCGGTGAAATAGCCCCTCCAAGCACATGGTATGTTCCATGGAACTGGTTTGTTCGCTCAAGTGCAACTATATCAAGCGGCTCCTCAACGACAGCAATGAGCTGCTTATTTCGATCAGGATCACTGTACAGTGTCGAAACTGACTCGTCGTTATTTATTAGTGCAAATGTGACCGGACATTCTTTTACGCCACTATGAAGGATTTGTATAGAGTGAGCAATTTTTTCTACTGCATGGCTATCTGCACGAAGCAAATAATAGGCATAGCGCTCTGCAGTTCGAGCGCCAACACCAGGAAGACGCCCTAACTCTTCGATCACATGCGTTAGTGCCGATGGAAGTAACTGTCGACTCAAAATATCCTACAGTCCTAGGTTGCCAAGTCCACCCATGAGTGGCTTCATTTTTTCAGCAGCAACTTCCTGTGCTTTTGCAAGGCCGTCACGGATCGCAATTTCTAGCCAGTGTTCAAGTTCCTCGATATCGTTGAGGTCAACTGATGCAGCATCAATCTTAATACTTTGAACTTTTAATTCACCATTAACTTGGACAACGACTGCTCCATCGCCGGCTTCTACTTCAATAATTTGCTTCTTTAGATCTTTTTGTGCTTTACGCAACTCGTTCAACATCTTCATTTGGTCAAATGCCATAATCGGTCTCCTCCGTCTGTTTACTGCATGCTATTATACGTTATTCCAGGCCATTTTTGTAGAGGTAAAAACGATTTGAATCCGTTGACTGTCGGTCTGTGATGATTTGATCAGGTTCTTGGGATAATGGAGCAAGAAAACGCACATCCTTACTGACAAGCACGGCAGTATTATTACTCGGGAACGATTGCTCAACAATAAACTTACTATTATACTTTGCGAGTACATCGTAAAATGGTTTTTCATCACCACTTACTACAAGTGTAATAGATTTGTATTTTGGTGACTGGTTATTTACAAGTTGAATATCTTGAGAAAAGTTTCGAGCTATCATCGGATCGTAATGGTATCCATACATATATCGCTCGGCACCACTAATGGTCATACTCGCAATCAAGATTGTAAGTGGAATTAAACCGACTATACGAGCGTACGGGTTTCTTGGAAATAGTTGGTACCAGTAAATTATCAATGTACGAACACCCATGGCAAGCAGAAGTGCCATTGGGACAAACAGTATATTTGCATATTTTGGACTAAGGATAACAACAGGGATAATAAATAGGAACCATATACCAATAATGTAGCTTCTGGCTGTATATTTTACGGTAAAGAGTCGGAAGATGCCTAGTAGAATTAATGCCATCGATCCCATGCCGTAAACAGGTGCTATGACGACACCTGAATGCGGTGTTGTGAAATCAAAATATTGACGAAGGAGAGACGTGAGGTTGTCTGCTAATGATGGCCATGCTGACGGTATGCCAAGAAGCAAAAGTGATGTTGACGGGTCTTTAAGCAGTGCATAGCCAAGAGGCGCAAAGATGATAACGCTCAGTGTCGCAGCGATAGCAACTTGTGTTGGTGGAAGTCGTCTAATAAGGTAACGGAGGTGTGGGTGGAGTGCAGCGGCAACGGCTAATGCAACGATCATGTAGATACTTAAAGGAGTATAAAGACTTAGTGCAACAAGAACGAAAAGCAATATTTTCCAGAGGATAGGAAAGCGTGCGCGTCGGGAAAGCATTGTAGCCGCAAGCAGTATCCAAACTGCATAAAATATAAACATAATACCTGGCGTGCCGCTTTGAGCTATGAAGAGAAACTGACCTGTAGTAATGATAAGGCCGATCGTAATAATTGCTACATTTTGCCTAAACCACAGAATAAATAGTGGCAAGAGGCCAAATATAGATAAAAACCCAATGATGAGTGATGGAATCTTAATACTCAGTAGGGTGACACCAAAAGTGGAGAATATTGCTTTTTGCAGCAGACTATAGGGTAGGTTTACAATCATACTTGGATCAAAATGGTCATAAGAGACGAGGCTTGATCTAACCGCAATACTCATTTCCGATGTTGTGATTCCACCTGGTGCGTATAGGCCAGCTAAAATAAGAAGTATTCCCAAAACAGCGCCGACTAGCATGTACCCTAGTATATAGCGCCAACGATATAGTAAAAATTCGGTGACTTGCCTTGTCATAAATTACTTACGATTATAGCACGTTACTCACTGCGCTTGTCGAGTGACATAAACCTTAGTCGTTCTGGGTGGAAGTAAAGTTCAACCTTGCCAGTTGGCCCGTTACGGTGTTTAGCGATAATCAGATCGGTTATGTTCTCACGCTCAGTTTCCGGATTATAGTATGCTTCGCGGTAGATAAACATAACAATATCGGCGTCCTGTTCAATAGATCCAGATTCGCGTAGGTCTGAAAGCTGTGGGATTTGTGGGCTGCGAGACTCAACTGAACGTGACAACTGCGACAAACCAATGACTGGAACATTTAACTCACGAGCTATAAGTTTAAGCCCACGACTGATCTCACTCACTTCTTGCACACGGTTTCCATTATTGTTGCCACTTCCCTGCATGAGCTGCAAGTAGTCTACAATAATAAGTCCAAGCGGCTGTTCATGGGCAGCGCGACGAGCTTTCGTTCTCATCTCTAGTACGCTCACTCCAGGTGTGTCGTCTATAAAAATTGGCGCCTCAGCCATTTCGCCCATCGCTTCAGATAGTTTCGAAAAGTCATCATCAGATAAGTTACCTGTTCTAATGTTCCATGCATCAACTCCAGAGGCATCTGCGAGCATACGGTCGACAAGCTGCTCTTTACTCATCTCAAGGCTGAAGAATAAGACTGGTTGTTTTGCAACAGTTGCGATGTTATATGCAAGGTTAGTGACAAGCGTTGTCTTACCCATGGCAGGTCGGGCAGCAAGAATGATAAGATCTGATCGTTGGAGGCCTGCTGTCATATTGTCGAGATCACGCCAGCCTGTGCGCACGCCTCTAAGTGCACCTTTGTTGCGGTGTAATTCTTCCATACGGTCAAAGCTTTCAGTAAGAATACTTTCGATACTAACAAGATCTTGTTTTAGCGTCTGATCACTAACGGCGAATAACTCAGCCTCAGCTTTTCCAAGTAATTCCTGTGCAGTATTATCTTCATCGTAGCCAAGTTCTGAAATTTCAGCGCTAGCTTTAATAAGCCTCCGACGGACAGCTTTAAGTGAGACCATTTCAGCGTACGCTTCAGCATGAGCAGCCGTAGGGACATAGTTTGTTAGCTCTGTTAGATACGCTGAGCCGCCGACAAGTTCTAACTCATCTTTCTTTTTTAGTTCATCAGTAAGAGTTAAAAGGTCGACGGGACGATGGTGCTCGTATAGACGCATCATGCCACCAAATATAGTTCCGTGACGCTTATCGTAAAAGTCTTTGGGTGTAACATGCTCAGAGATATCGGCGAGTGTTTCCTCGTCAATTAGAACAGCACCGAGTAAACTCATCTCGGCATCAACATTTTGTGGAGGAACTTTCCCCGCAACAACTTCCTTAGCTGGCATCGCTCTCTACTACTACCTCTTCTCCTCCACCCATAATAGCAGCAACGGCAGCAGCTTGGCTATCTTTTGGTGGAGCAGCGGCTGAGTTCGTCTCTATGGTGATATTATTCATCCCTATTGTTTCGAGTGATGTCATGAGGTTTATGCGGTGTTTTGTATCATCTAACTTTGTTTTATAAAATTTACTTTTTGTATAGATTGTTAGCGTCTGCCCATCATATTCGTAGTCACATTTACTAAGAACACTATAGACCGCCACGAAATGCGTACGAGTCTCATTGATGAGTGATTGCCAATCAAAATCTACTGGTAGCTTGACGTTTTTAGTACTCTTAAACTCAGCCATATCTTTAGCGGCATTAATAATGAGAGTGACATGTGACTCACCATCGACCATCACTTCTTGAGGCTTTTTTGTTGAATGAGATGGAGCAGCTGTTTGCATAGAGCTAACAGGCTCCATCTCAGGCTTTTTTCTCGTTGCCTGCTTAGCAAGTTCAATTAAGGGAGCACTGACAGTAGGACTTGGTGCGGAAAGTGCTACGGTTTTTGGCTTTGGGACGGCATGGGCGGCTAGTATAGTGAGTAGTTTGATACGTGGTTGAGATGACGAGTTGA from Candidatus Saccharimonadales bacterium encodes:
- a CDS encoding AI-2E family transporter, coding for MKVQIEIDTRTFVRFWLVVIGFALALLAIYSALSALIIIGAAFFLAMALNGPVSRVARILPGRSRVGATAIAYIIVVLLIGVFVFLVVPPIVEQTAKFIETVPGLVNDATSKWQGLSHFIADHNLQPQLDGALNSLKNNASGWAANAGSTLINGLGSVLSVIAATFLTLVLSFLMLIEGPVWLKRIWGVYTDQDRMEAHRSLAKRMYNVVTGYVTGQLTVSGIDATLAGIVVFILSLVFHLPLNLALPSAAIAFVLSLIPMFGATIGGIIISLLLLFNNVTAGIIFAVYFIIYQQIENNFISPVIQSKRVELSALAVLVAITIGLYVFGIAGGLISIPIAGCIKVLVEDYLERAKHKRKKSERPLEKLVKKLQGKDKETIVQEEI
- the cysS gene encoding cysteine--tRNA ligase, which codes for MTLQLHNTLTKTLEPFAPINAELVTIYSCGPTVYDHVHIGNLSAFIAADTLRRVVAANGYNVKHVMNFTDVDDKTISRSAKTYPDLEPMDALKKLTTHYGDTFLQDMVLTGSDTNALTFIKATDVATIDGMKLLITELLELGFAYIADDGVYFSIEAYKKSGKTYGQLVHLTESNTSNERIQNDEYDKDSVHDFALWKTKKPGEPSWAFELNGHDLAGRPGWHIECSVMSLQGLGQPFDIHTGGIDLAFPHHENEIAQSTAGKNNSIYASMFVHNEHVLVDGKKMSKSLNNFYTLADLTAKGIDPLAFRLLVLQSHYRHQTNFSFDNVEAAANRLKNWRTVSALRHQTHDTLRDDGDKRSDDNAVSLYATPQAIIEALSRDLDTPEGLRIIDEAFTRLTSANISDIHRQPLVQLLETIDLVLGLQLIATTPDITDTQKQLILERQRARDTKNWQESDRIRDELAKRGIAIRDTSHGPIWEYL
- a CDS encoding DHH family phosphoesterase, translating into MFTEAKTLIDTAKKIIVIQAENPDGDSLGSSLALEEILGDLGKDIILYCPVEIPKYLHYINGWDRVVGDFDTNADIAIIVDTSADVLITKVLEAPGVRSYLESHPVLVIDHHTTKSTLSFDHTMLASDAVATGQMLYGLATESGWTINQQAAENMLIAMLSDSLGLTTQNVSPETYAVAGKLTALGASSSTIEGRRREFMKKSAEILSYKGELISRIEYLLNGKLAVVHIPWEDIQKYSDQYNPSVLVLDEMRLVEGVEIGVAIKTYPDGKVTGKLRANIPIAEQVAGFFGGGGHKYASGFRAYEDYDTIISELVTATDKALRDYDTTTP
- the recR gene encoding recombination mediator RecR, whose protein sequence is MSRQLLPSALTHVIEELGRLPGVGARTAERYAYYLLRADSHAVEKIAHSIQILHSGVKECPVTFALINNDESVSTLYSDPDRNKQLIAVVEEPLDIVALERTNQFHGTYHVLGGAISPIDGVGPEKLHIPELLKRLVDDNVEEIIIATNASVEGESTALFLQRYIKDNDITVKMTRLARGIPVGVDLEYADQITLSHALEGRRAL
- a CDS encoding YbaB/EbfC family nucleoid-associated protein, yielding MAFDQMKMLNELRKAQKDLKKQIIEVEAGDGAVVVQVNGELKVQSIKIDAASVDLNDIEELEHWLEIAIRDGLAKAQEVAAEKMKPLMGGLGNLGL
- the dnaB gene encoding replicative DNA helicase, encoding MPAKEVVAGKVPPQNVDAEMSLLGAVLIDEETLADISEHVTPKDFYDKRHGTIFGGMMRLYEHHRPVDLLTLTDELKKKDELELVGGSAYLTELTNYVPTAAHAEAYAEMVSLKAVRRRLIKASAEISELGYDEDNTAQELLGKAEAELFAVSDQTLKQDLVSIESILTESFDRMEELHRNKGALRGVRTGWRDLDNMTAGLQRSDLIILAARPAMGKTTLVTNLAYNIATVAKQPVLFFSLEMSKEQLVDRMLADASGVDAWNIRTGNLSDDDFSKLSEAMGEMAEAPIFIDDTPGVSVLEMRTKARRAAHEQPLGLIIVDYLQLMQGSGNNNGNRVQEVSEISRGLKLIARELNVPVIGLSQLSRSVESRSPQIPQLSDLRESGSIEQDADIVMFIYREAYYNPETERENITDLIIAKHRNGPTGKVELYFHPERLRFMSLDKRSE